The following proteins are co-located in the Oncorhynchus gorbuscha isolate QuinsamMale2020 ecotype Even-year linkage group LG22, OgorEven_v1.0, whole genome shotgun sequence genome:
- the LOC124010015 gene encoding neuromedin-U receptor 1-like, protein MAQYNCSSLGLPATTPDQLGWNLSWALGNISTDDMEDMCLSRSQYLEKFLGFRRSPMFLPVCITFLIIFIVGLFGNMLTCSVIVRNKVMRTPTNYYLFSLAVSDLLVLVLGMPLELYEMWSSYPFLFGAGGCYFKTFLFETVCFASILIITVLSVERYIAVIHPLKVKHVATRAHAKHVILMLWAMSMACAVPNTSLHGVAVLGTRFGRQFPESTICMMVKPRWIYNLIIQVTTLVFFLLPMLIITGLYLRIGLQLRMESGMQGLGTGPSFGSDSHWSVHRQQQTARHRQVTKMLCVLVIVFGICWAPFHIDRLMWSFINSWTGHHHLVFEYVHIVSGVFFYLSSAVNPILYSLMSTRFREMFRQVTCRYGPCGGHVHRLTSGCTQLTLRSTAATQWDPRENHPRQRGAPRVRILPPPACICQHKPRLDMGEGVGVPKRGTKKNQDLVPK, encoded by the exons ATGGCTCAGTATaactgttcctctctgggtctaCCTGCCACCACTCCTGACCAGCTGGGTTGGAATTTGTCCTGGGCTCTGGGCAACATCAGTACTGATGACATGGAGGACATGTGCCTGAGTCGGAGTCAGTACCTGGAGAAGTTTCTAGGCTTCCGGCGGTCACCCATGTTCCTGCCTGTCTGCATTACCTTCCTCATCATCTTCATTGTGGGATTGTTTGGGAACATGCTCACCTGCAGCGTCATCGTGCGCAACAAGGTGATGCGGACGCCAACCAACTACTACCTGTTCAGTCTGGCCGTGTCCGACTTATTGGTCCTAGTCCTGGGTATGCCATTGGAACTCTATGAGATGTGGAGCAGCTACCCGTTCCTGTTCGGTGCGGGCGGCTGCTACTTCAAGACCTTCCTGTTCGAGACTGTCTGCTTTGCGTCCATCCTCATTATAACAGTGCTGAGCGTGGAGCGATACATCGCCGTGATACACCCGCTCAAGGTCAAGCACGTCGCCACTCGTGCCCACGCCAAGCACGTCATCCTGATGCTGTGGGCCATGTCCATGGCGTGCGCCGTGCCCAACACCAGCCTCCATGGGGTGGCCGTGCTAGGAACCCGGTTCGGGCGCCAATTCCCAGAGTCGACCATCTGCATGATGGTGAAGCCCCGGTGGATATACAACCTGATTATCCAGGTGACCACGCTGGTCTTCTTCCTGCTGCCCATGCTCATCATCACCGGGCTGTACCTTCGCATTGGCCTGCAGTTGAGGATGGAGAGTGGCATGCAGGGGCTGGGGACCGGGCCGAGTTTTGGTTCTGACAGCCACTGGAGTGTCCACAGGCAGCAGCAGACGGCACGCCACCGTCAGGTCACCAAAATGCTAT GCGTACTGGTGATAGTCTTCGGCATCTGCTGGGCTCCCTTCCACATTGACCGCCTCATGTGGAGCTTCATAAACTCCTGGACTGGCCACCACCACCTGGTCTTCGAGTACGTCCACATCGTCTCCGGGGTCTTCTTCTACCTCAGCTCGGCGGTCAACCCCATCCTCTACAGCCTCATGTCCACCCGCTTCCGGGAGATGTTCCGGCAGGTCACGTGTCGCTACGGCCCATGTGGTGGTCACGTGCACCGGCTGACCTCCGGCTGCACCCAACTGACCCTGCGTAGTACTGCCGCAACACAATGGGACCCCAGAGAGAATCACCCCAGACAGAGAGGAGCACCACGTGTACGTATACTCCCACCACCAGCCTGTATATGCCAACACAAGCCCAGATTAGATATgggtgagggggtgggggtaCCAAAACGAGGCACAAAAAAGAACCAGGATTTGGTCCCAAAATGA